Proteins encoded together in one Falco peregrinus isolate bFalPer1 chromosome 2, bFalPer1.pri, whole genome shotgun sequence window:
- the ANKRD13A gene encoding ankyrin repeat domain-containing protein 13A isoform X2 has protein sequence MVQMILQHRDYQQTSMTLGGVPELLQKINETPDFYVEMKWEFTSWVPLVSRVCPSDVCRIWKSGAKLRVDITLLGFENRSWERGKRSLIFKGEDTGGWAELIEINHDHKFVTTERFEISQHMKRLTLGSMTPKRKDVERRLTSPIINTCLDTKNIAFERTTSGFWVWRTEKAEGVNGYEAKVYIANNVNVVTKIRTEHLTEEEKKRYKADRSPLESFLGTVEHEYGAQSTTKTTEYAATNNPTAITLEEYFDPEFDLKGRDIGRPKEVTIRTQKFKATLWMSEEFPLSLMEQVTPIIDLMARTSAHFARLRDFITLEFPPGFPVKIEIPLFHVLNARITFENVNGCRTADKTSSQMVGGAQCDSGADFEVDQSVFEIPKSYHIQDDGRNIHVQDEDNEIMQFAIQQSLLESGGNKEVGVHSNGAVAYSQDFNIQYQRALQESYLTSSGNSHCSTPSEPSSFEKDLQLAMELSVREQEEREKQRREEEDAELQQVLQLSLVEK, from the exons ATGGTACAAATGATTCTGCAGCATCGGGACTACCAGCAGACCTCTATGACACTTGGAGGAGTTCCTGAATTACTCCAAAAGATTAATGAG acTCCTGATTTTTATGTGGAAATGAAATGGGAGTTCACTAGCTGGG tcCCACTGGTTTCTAGAGTTTGTCCGAGTGATGTCTGCCGCATCTGGAAAAGTGGTGCCAAGCTGCGTGTTGATATCACTTTACTGGGCTTTGAAAACAGGagctgggaaagaggaaagcGTAGTTTAATTTTCAAGGGAGAAG ATACTGGAGGCTGGGCAGAACTAATTGAGATCAATCATGATCATAAGTTTGTTACAACGGAGCGTTTTGAGATTTCCCAACACATGAAGCGTTTGACATTGGGATCTATgacaccaaaaagaaaagatgtggaAAGACGCCTTACATCTCCAATAATTAATACGTGCCTTGatacaaaaaatattgcttttgaAAG AACCACATCTGGATTTTGGGTATGgaggacagaaaaagcagaaggtgTAAATGGTTATGAAGCAAAG gtataCATTGCAAACAATGTGAATGTGGTCACAAAAATCCGAACAGAACATTTaacagaagaggagaagaaaagatacAAAG CTGACAGGAGCCCCCTGGAATCCTTTTTGGGCACAGTGGAGCATGAGTATGGAGCTCAG AGTACGACCAAGACAACAGAGTATGCTGCAACTAACAATCCTACTGCTATTACTCTGGAGGAATACTTTGACCCAGAATTTGATTTGAAAGGTCGAGACATAGGAAGACCGAAAGAAGTCACCATTCGAACGCAAAa ATTTAAAGCAACCTTGTGGATGAGTGAAGAGTTCCCCTTGTCTCTTATGGAACAAGTTACTCCGATCATCGATCTGATGGCCAGAACTAGTGCTCATTTTGCCAGACTTAGGGATTTCATCACTCTGGAATTTCCACCAGGATTTCCTGTCAAAATTG AAATTCCCCTATTTCATGTGCTGAATGCCCgaattacatttgaaaatgtcaaTGGCTGCAGGACTGCTGACAAAACATCATCACAAATGGTTGGAGGAGCACAGTGTGATTCAG GTGCTGATTTCGAGGTTGACCAGTCAGTGTTTGAGATCCCCAAATCTTACCACATCCAAGATGACGGCAGGAACATACATGTGCAGGATGAAGATAACGAGATCATGCAGTTTGCTATTCAGCAGAGTTTGTTGGAATCCGGTGGGAATAAA GAAGTGGGAGTGCATTCCAATGGAGCAGTCGCATATTCACAGGACTTCAATATACAGTATCAGAG ggCACTGCAGGAGAGCTATCTAACAAGCTCAGGTAACTCGCACTGCAGCACCCCTAGCGAACCTTCCAGTTTTGAAAAAGACTTACAGCTTGCCATGGAGTTGTCTGTCCGAGAGCAGGAGGAACGGGAGAAACAACGTCGTGAAGAGGAAGATGCAGAGCTCCAGCAAGTTTTACAGCTTTCTcttgttgaaaaataa
- the ANKRD13A gene encoding ankyrin repeat domain-containing protein 13A isoform X1, with translation MMSYPGRASSTFPLHVLVWNNDYRRLDEELQDKDVDQRDPRGRTLLHLAVSLGYIESAKVLLQHKADVTKENAQGWTVLHEAVSTGDPEMVQMILQHRDYQQTSMTLGGVPELLQKINETPDFYVEMKWEFTSWVPLVSRVCPSDVCRIWKSGAKLRVDITLLGFENRSWERGKRSLIFKGEDTGGWAELIEINHDHKFVTTERFEISQHMKRLTLGSMTPKRKDVERRLTSPIINTCLDTKNIAFERTTSGFWVWRTEKAEGVNGYEAKVYIANNVNVVTKIRTEHLTEEEKKRYKADRSPLESFLGTVEHEYGAQSTTKTTEYAATNNPTAITLEEYFDPEFDLKGRDIGRPKEVTIRTQKFKATLWMSEEFPLSLMEQVTPIIDLMARTSAHFARLRDFITLEFPPGFPVKIEIPLFHVLNARITFENVNGCRTADKTSSQMVGGAQCDSGADFEVDQSVFEIPKSYHIQDDGRNIHVQDEDNEIMQFAIQQSLLESGGNKEVGVHSNGAVAYSQDFNIQYQRALQESYLTSSGNSHCSTPSEPSSFEKDLQLAMELSVREQEEREKQRREEEDAELQQVLQLSLVEK, from the exons ATGATGAGTTACCCcggcagggccagcagcacgTTTCCCCTGCACGTCCTGGTCTGGAATAATGACTACAGGCGGCTGGACGAGGAGCTGCAGGACAAG GATGTTGATCAACGTGACCCACGAGGCAGGACCTTGTTGCACCTTGCTGTTTCCTTGGGTTATATAGAATCTGCCAAAGTCCTCCTTCAACACAAGGCAGACGTAACTAAAGAGAATGCACAGGGATGGACAG ttttacatGAGGCTGTCAGTACAGGAGACCCAGAGATGGTACAAATGATTCTGCAGCATCGGGACTACCAGCAGACCTCTATGACACTTGGAGGAGTTCCTGAATTACTCCAAAAGATTAATGAG acTCCTGATTTTTATGTGGAAATGAAATGGGAGTTCACTAGCTGGG tcCCACTGGTTTCTAGAGTTTGTCCGAGTGATGTCTGCCGCATCTGGAAAAGTGGTGCCAAGCTGCGTGTTGATATCACTTTACTGGGCTTTGAAAACAGGagctgggaaagaggaaagcGTAGTTTAATTTTCAAGGGAGAAG ATACTGGAGGCTGGGCAGAACTAATTGAGATCAATCATGATCATAAGTTTGTTACAACGGAGCGTTTTGAGATTTCCCAACACATGAAGCGTTTGACATTGGGATCTATgacaccaaaaagaaaagatgtggaAAGACGCCTTACATCTCCAATAATTAATACGTGCCTTGatacaaaaaatattgcttttgaAAG AACCACATCTGGATTTTGGGTATGgaggacagaaaaagcagaaggtgTAAATGGTTATGAAGCAAAG gtataCATTGCAAACAATGTGAATGTGGTCACAAAAATCCGAACAGAACATTTaacagaagaggagaagaaaagatacAAAG CTGACAGGAGCCCCCTGGAATCCTTTTTGGGCACAGTGGAGCATGAGTATGGAGCTCAG AGTACGACCAAGACAACAGAGTATGCTGCAACTAACAATCCTACTGCTATTACTCTGGAGGAATACTTTGACCCAGAATTTGATTTGAAAGGTCGAGACATAGGAAGACCGAAAGAAGTCACCATTCGAACGCAAAa ATTTAAAGCAACCTTGTGGATGAGTGAAGAGTTCCCCTTGTCTCTTATGGAACAAGTTACTCCGATCATCGATCTGATGGCCAGAACTAGTGCTCATTTTGCCAGACTTAGGGATTTCATCACTCTGGAATTTCCACCAGGATTTCCTGTCAAAATTG AAATTCCCCTATTTCATGTGCTGAATGCCCgaattacatttgaaaatgtcaaTGGCTGCAGGACTGCTGACAAAACATCATCACAAATGGTTGGAGGAGCACAGTGTGATTCAG GTGCTGATTTCGAGGTTGACCAGTCAGTGTTTGAGATCCCCAAATCTTACCACATCCAAGATGACGGCAGGAACATACATGTGCAGGATGAAGATAACGAGATCATGCAGTTTGCTATTCAGCAGAGTTTGTTGGAATCCGGTGGGAATAAA GAAGTGGGAGTGCATTCCAATGGAGCAGTCGCATATTCACAGGACTTCAATATACAGTATCAGAG ggCACTGCAGGAGAGCTATCTAACAAGCTCAGGTAACTCGCACTGCAGCACCCCTAGCGAACCTTCCAGTTTTGAAAAAGACTTACAGCTTGCCATGGAGTTGTCTGTCCGAGAGCAGGAGGAACGGGAGAAACAACGTCGTGAAGAGGAAGATGCAGAGCTCCAGCAAGTTTTACAGCTTTCTcttgttgaaaaataa